CATCTTTTTTACCTTTATCAATCAAATTCTTTACAGCCATTTTTTTCTCTTGCTTCAATTCATTATCCAAAAAAATCAACTCCTTCAAGCTATAAATATACCCTAAAATCCCTAAGCTTCTAATCTATAGATTATCTAATTCCTTAGTAAATTCCATTACACTCATACCTATTTCTATTAATCTGCGCTGGTCTTTCTCATTGCTAGAATCCAATTTTTTTTGTTCCTGTAGCAAATGATTTATCTTCATTTTTAATGAATTTTTTTTAATTATAAGCATCAAATTATAAATTTGTTCAGAAGATATAACTTCATACTTTATATTTTTACCCTTAAATTTCTCTTTGACTACATCAGATAAATTTTTATCTGATAGCATATCAAAAATTTCTCTGCTTTCTTCATTTGAAAAATCATCTTTTGAAAGCATATTTTTTATTACATCATATTCTGAAATATGATTGACTAAATAACTTAAAAAAGAAAACTCAGTAATAAGCCAGGCTTCTTCATCTTTATGTATTTTTATATCATTTTTTTCAGTAAACTTACTTGATTTTTTCATCCCCTGAGTTTCAAACTGTTTTGGACTGAAATATTTTCCATACACCTCACTTCCAATAGATTTAATAGATAGTCCAGTAATATCTGATAGTCTTATGATTTCAGTTTCAATTTCCACAGGACTACTATGCTTTTTCAAAACAAATGATGCTTCTTTTATGAAAGTGACTTTATCCTTTTCCATATCCAAACTATACTTTTTTTGTATCTGTTCAATTTGAAACTGTAGGCTTGATTTTGAATTGCTAATAATTGTTTCAAATTCTTCAGTGGAATTATTGCTCAGATATTCATCTGGGTCATTCCAAGGAGAAAAATCTAAAACAAATGCACTAAGTTCATTGTTTTTTAGTATGTCTATCCCCCGAAGAGTAGCTTTTATTCCAGCTTCATCATTGTCATAGGCTAGATATACATTATTACAATATTTCTTTATACTTTGAGCCTGCTGCTCAGTAAGTGAAGTACCCAAGGATGCAACCGCTGAAGAAAATCCATATTGATGCATGGCTATTACATCCATATAGCCCTCTACTAGAAAAATATCTCTAGTCAAATTATTTTTTGCTATATTTAAGCCATACAAATGATCTTTTTTATGAAAAATAAGTGTATCAGACGAGTTTAGATATTTAGGTAAGCTAGAATCAATTACCCTTCCTCCAAAAGCAATCACTCTTCCTCTTATGTCGAAAATCGGAAACATAATTCGTCCAAAAAAACGGTCCTTTATCTGCGTTCCTCTAGAGACAAATAGCCCACTTTCTATAAGTTCCTTTTCGATGTAGCCTTTAGATAATAGATACTCCCGTAAAGCTGTGCTTCTAGGCGCATATCCTAAACCAAATTTTTTTATGGTTTTATCGCTTAAATTCCTGCGTTTTATGTAGTCTAAAGATTTATCAACATTATTCCAAAGCATCTGAAAGTAATATCTAGCTGCAATCAAATGTATCTGAAGTAATTTTTCCCTTAGCTCTGCAGTCTGCCTTTGCTGCAAAGTAATGGTTTTGTCTTCTGGCCAAGGTATATTGGCTTTTTCAGCTAATACCTTCAGTGCATCCATAAAGTCTAAATTTTCCTTTTTCATAATAAAAGCTATTGCATCTCCACCTTCCCCACAACCGAAACATTTAAATATCTGTTTTTTTTCATTTACCATAAAAGATGGCGACTTTTCGTTGTGAAACGGACATAGACCTTTATAGCTTTCTGCATTACCTTTAAGTTCAACATAGGAGGAAATAATATCTAAAATATTTATCCTTGCTTTTACATCTTCAATAAAATTATCGTCTATCATAGACATCACATCTCCCAAATAGATAAAAGAGGCATATAAGATATTATTCTATATAAAAAGTTTTTTTCCTTCATCTGAAAATTCTAAAATTTATATATTTGATTAAAAAGACTAAAAAGGATGAGAATTCTCATCCTTTTATAACTGATATTAAATTTGAAAATTCTTCAAAATTTAAAGATTGATCTCCGTCTGAGAGTGCATCTTCTGGCTGAGGATGAACCTCTATAATAAGTCCATCAGCTCCTGCTGCAAGCGATGCTAAAGACATTGGCAAAATAAGATTTCTTTTTCCAGTTCCATGGCTTGGATCAGCAATAACTTTTAAACCAGTTTCCTGTTTTATTATAGGAATGGCTGCTATATCCATAGTATTTCTAGTATAGTCATTGAAAGTTCTTATGCCTCGTTCACACATAATTATCTTGGTATTTCCTTGCTTTGCTATATATTCAGCTGCATGTATCCACTCCTTGATAGTCGCTGACATTCCTCTTTTAAGAAGAATTGGTTTATCTTGTTTTCCAGCTTCTACAAGTAGAGAAAAATTTTGCATATTTCTCGAACCTAT
The sequence above is a segment of the Acetoanaerobium noterae genome. Coding sequences within it:
- the dnaG gene encoding DNA primase, encoding MIDDNFIEDVKARINILDIISSYVELKGNAESYKGLCPFHNEKSPSFMVNEKKQIFKCFGCGEGGDAIAFIMKKENLDFMDALKVLAEKANIPWPEDKTITLQQRQTAELREKLLQIHLIAARYYFQMLWNNVDKSLDYIKRRNLSDKTIKKFGLGYAPRSTALREYLLSKGYIEKELIESGLFVSRGTQIKDRFFGRIMFPIFDIRGRVIAFGGRVIDSSLPKYLNSSDTLIFHKKDHLYGLNIAKNNLTRDIFLVEGYMDVIAMHQYGFSSAVASLGTSLTEQQAQSIKKYCNNVYLAYDNDEAGIKATLRGIDILKNNELSAFVLDFSPWNDPDEYLSNNSTEEFETIISNSKSSLQFQIEQIQKKYSLDMEKDKVTFIKEASFVLKKHSSPVEIETEIIRLSDITGLSIKSIGSEVYGKYFSPKQFETQGMKKSSKFTEKNDIKIHKDEEAWLITEFSFLSYLVNHISEYDVIKNMLSKDDFSNEESREIFDMLSDKNLSDVVKEKFKGKNIKYEVISSEQIYNLMLIIKKNSLKMKINHLLQEQKKLDSSNEKDQRRLIEIGMSVMEFTKELDNL
- the aroF gene encoding 3-deoxy-7-phosphoheptulonate synthase, whose protein sequence is MISKILNKVDAPFDENVIDIEKEKLIIAGPCAIESYDQLLETARFIKSKGVKILRGGAYKPRTSPFAFQGMRKEGLEILKAVKKEVGIMAVTEAIDEKSLSEVYEVSDMIQIGSRNMQNFSLLVEAGKQDKPILLKRGMSATIKEWIHAAEYIAKQGNTKIIMCERGIRTFNDYTRNTMDIAAIPIIKQETGLKVIADPSHGTGKRNLILPMSLASLAAGADGLIIEVHPQPEDALSDGDQSLNFEEFSNLISVIKG